A genomic window from Paenibacillus sp. FSL K6-0276 includes:
- a CDS encoding class I SAM-dependent methyltransferase codes for MGFMSVLSFAHKLISERLTLGDRAIDATVGTGADTLFLAKTTGTRGEVYGFDIQSAALKLAGERLRNAREETPSLSAVTLLERSHAEMAEAVPAIWHGTVGAIMFNLGYLPSGDADKNIITQPDSTIAALEASLQLLRPGGIITAVLYPGHEGGDLEAAAVQSWAAAVSPQLAQSIVYRQLQRNDAPYVIALEKKKGIPS; via the coding sequence ATGGGCTTTATGTCCGTTCTAAGCTTTGCCCATAAATTAATCTCTGAGCGGCTGACCTTAGGTGATCGAGCGATCGATGCTACTGTAGGTACAGGGGCAGATACGCTTTTTCTAGCCAAAACAACCGGAACTCGCGGGGAAGTCTACGGCTTCGATATCCAATCCGCAGCGCTGAAGCTGGCTGGAGAGCGTCTACGGAATGCAAGAGAGGAAACTCCTTCGCTCTCTGCCGTCACCTTGCTGGAACGCAGTCACGCCGAAATGGCTGAAGCCGTTCCAGCGATCTGGCATGGCACCGTGGGTGCTATAATGTTTAATCTGGGGTACCTGCCTTCCGGCGATGCCGACAAGAACATTATCACTCAGCCCGATAGCACAATTGCAGCCTTGGAGGCTTCACTCCAGTTGCTTCGTCCAGGGGGAATCATTACGGCTGTACTTTATCCCGGCCATGAAGGCGGAGATCTCGAAGCCGCCGCTGTTCAATCGTGGGCAGCGGCAGTATCCCCTCAGCTAGCGCAGAGCATTGTTTATCGCCAGCTGCAGCGCAATGATGCACCTTATGTGATTGCGCTCGAGAAGAAAAAAGGAATCCCCTCTTAG
- a CDS encoding glycosyltransferase produces MQKKRILILSEGFGAGHTQAAYALSSSLRQLSPNLQTKVLELGNFLNPKMAPIILSAYRKTVTTQPKLMGYVYRHQKSFNRLTTLALHRIFYTHTKNIVMQLKPDVIVCTHFIPGAVVSRLKRVDPTLKVPLVTVITDYDAHASWISPEVDRYLVSTPEVKSKLRMRNIPASKIQVTGIPVHPNFWQHPRKQEIREQFNLRNMPTVLVMGGGWGIMNDQVVNACLADWREKIQIIFCLGNNDKLLREMKEDPRYNHPHISLIGFTREIDKLMEVSDLLVTKPGGMTCSEGLAKGIPMLFYHPLPGQEEENCRYFTAAGFGEPIDSLNVVVMWMERLLNNYEDVQNKRKLHLEEIARYHPLQSAQSIIELLE; encoded by the coding sequence TTGCAAAAAAAAAGAATCTTAATACTCTCAGAAGGCTTTGGCGCAGGGCATACCCAAGCAGCTTATGCGCTGTCGAGCAGTCTGCGCCAATTGTCACCTAATTTACAAACGAAGGTGCTGGAACTTGGAAATTTCCTGAACCCTAAAATGGCACCCATTATTCTATCCGCTTACCGAAAGACGGTAACGACACAACCAAAGCTGATGGGCTACGTCTACCGTCACCAGAAATCATTTAATCGTCTTACCACGCTTGCCCTGCATCGTATATTTTATACACATACCAAGAATATTGTCATGCAGCTGAAACCAGATGTTATAGTCTGTACACACTTCATTCCGGGTGCTGTAGTTTCTCGTCTGAAGAGAGTGGATCCTACCCTAAAAGTACCGCTCGTAACTGTAATAACGGATTATGACGCACATGCCAGCTGGATCAGCCCAGAAGTAGACCGTTATCTGGTATCAACACCTGAGGTTAAATCCAAGTTGCGCATGCGGAACATTCCTGCTTCGAAAATTCAGGTCACAGGCATACCAGTACATCCTAATTTTTGGCAGCATCCTAGAAAGCAGGAGATTCGAGAGCAATTCAATCTGCGGAATATGCCCACAGTACTAGTCATGGGCGGCGGCTGGGGGATCATGAACGATCAGGTCGTAAATGCCTGTCTAGCAGACTGGCGAGAAAAGATTCAGATTATATTTTGTCTCGGAAATAATGATAAGTTGCTACGTGAAATGAAAGAAGATCCGCGTTATAATCATCCTCATATTTCCTTGATCGGCTTTACGCGTGAGATTGATAAGCTTATGGAAGTATCCGACCTGCTTGTCACGAAACCGGGCGGAATGACCTGCAGTGAAGGGCTCGCAAAGGGAATTCCGATGCTTTTCTATCACCCTCTGCCTGGGCAGGAAGAGGAGAATTGCCGCTATTTTACAGCAGCAGGTTTTGGAGAGCCGATCGATTCTTTAAACGTGGTTGTAATGTGGATGGAGCGCCTCTTAAACAACTACGAGGATGTGCAGAACAAGCGAAAACTTCATCTAGAGGAAATCGCCCGCTACCACCCATTGCAATCTGCTCAGAGCATTATCGAATTACTGGAATAG
- a CDS encoding B12-binding domain-containing radical SAM protein, with the protein MKIILTTLNAKYIHTSLAIRLLKAYSEHEFNDIHLAEYTIKDPVMNIVSDLFQKQPDVIGFSCYIWNIEETLKLVGILKQVMPEITIVLGGPEVSYEPLHWMKREAGIDFIVNGDGEETFHHLLQELRDDRKFHFVYGAAYRKGEEIIVNPPRPKSDLNTLPTPHRFPDDIPDLGKRIVYFETSRGCPFNCQFCLSSIEVGVRYYDIERVKSDLLYLIENGAKIIKFLDRTFNINRNYAMEMFQFLIDNHQGCVFQFEITADIMRPEVLDFLSKNAPPGIFRFEIGVQSTNDETNELVKRRQNFKKLSRTVMKIKESRNIDQHLDLIAGLPMEDYNTFRKTFNDVFVMEPEELQLGFLKMLRGTGLRAQAAKYEYTYMEHAPYEILSSHMMTFSDIIRLKRLEDVLEKYWNSHRMDHTAKYLIRHVFDSPFDFFQEFGDYWEERGWQKIGHQLEDLFTRLQSFLIDRGTQSMDIITGLMKLDYFLGHKYKPRKIWWDFVLDKSDWSSYLKDIAANPSQISAQLAEAGLSERELQKYTVLEVLPFSLEAVLDSISGLRADGGSEEDEADNANHEAVLSSESLLQGVTDSSLEESVQTSSSAIAVAEHASVREGRTLLIVMYQQNESQRAQYYTLPL; encoded by the coding sequence ATGAAAATCATCCTAACCACATTAAACGCCAAATACATCCATACCTCACTGGCGATCCGATTGCTAAAAGCATACAGTGAGCATGAATTTAATGATATTCATTTGGCAGAGTACACCATCAAAGATCCGGTGATGAATATCGTGTCCGACTTGTTTCAGAAACAGCCAGATGTGATTGGCTTCTCTTGTTATATCTGGAACATCGAAGAGACTCTTAAGCTGGTTGGTATCCTTAAGCAAGTTATGCCTGAAATTACGATTGTTCTCGGAGGACCGGAAGTGTCCTATGAACCGCTCCATTGGATGAAGAGAGAAGCTGGTATTGATTTTATAGTCAATGGAGATGGAGAAGAGACCTTCCACCATCTGCTTCAGGAGCTAAGGGATGATCGCAAGTTTCACTTTGTATATGGAGCCGCTTATCGTAAGGGAGAGGAGATTATTGTAAATCCACCACGTCCCAAAAGTGATCTAAATACGCTTCCTACACCACATCGTTTTCCTGATGATATTCCAGATTTGGGTAAACGTATTGTTTATTTTGAGACGAGCCGTGGGTGCCCTTTTAACTGTCAGTTCTGTTTGTCCAGTATTGAGGTAGGCGTACGTTATTATGATATTGAACGCGTGAAGTCTGATCTTCTCTACTTAATTGAAAATGGTGCCAAAATCATTAAATTCCTGGACCGCACCTTCAATATTAACCGTAACTATGCGATGGAAATGTTTCAATTTCTGATCGATAATCATCAAGGCTGTGTGTTTCAGTTTGAAATCACAGCAGACATTATGCGGCCGGAAGTTCTTGATTTCCTGTCTAAAAATGCGCCTCCGGGCATCTTTAGATTTGAGATTGGTGTACAGTCTACGAATGATGAGACGAACGAGCTCGTTAAACGTCGCCAGAATTTCAAGAAGCTGTCCCGTACTGTAATGAAGATCAAGGAAAGTCGCAATATCGATCAGCATCTAGATTTGATCGCGGGGCTTCCGATGGAGGATTACAACACCTTCCGCAAAACGTTTAATGATGTATTCGTCATGGAGCCAGAAGAGCTGCAGCTCGGATTCCTCAAAATGCTTCGCGGGACCGGTCTGCGCGCACAGGCGGCAAAATATGAGTACACGTATATGGAACATGCACCTTACGAAATTCTTAGCAGTCATATGATGACTTTCTCTGATATTATCCGTTTGAAGCGGCTTGAGGATGTGCTGGAGAAATACTGGAACAGCCACCGGATGGACCATACGGCCAAATACTTGATCCGTCACGTGTTTGATTCACCATTCGATTTCTTTCAGGAGTTCGGAGACTACTGGGAGGAGAGAGGCTGGCAAAAGATTGGCCATCAGCTGGAAGATCTCTTCACCCGCTTGCAGTCCTTCCTGATAGATCGTGGGACACAGTCTATGGATATTATTACTGGGCTGATGAAGCTTGATTATTTCCTAGGACACAAGTACAAGCCTCGTAAAATCTGGTGGGATTTCGTGCTGGATAAATCGGATTGGTCGAGCTATTTGAAGGATATAGCTGCTAATCCAAGCCAAATCTCTGCCCAACTAGCAGAAGCCGGACTCAGTGAAAGAGAGCTGCAAAAGTATACTGTGCTTGAAGTGCTGCCGTTCTCGCTAGAAGCGGTGCTGGATTCAATCAGCGGTCTTCGGGCGGATGGGGGTTCAGAGGAAGATGAAGCTGATAATGCTAATCACGAGGCTGTACTTTCTTCAGAGTCGCTATTACAGGGAGTCACAGATAGCAGTTTAGAAGAGTCTGTTCAAACCTCAAGCTCTGCTATAGCCGTAGCTGAACATGCTTCCGTTCGAGAAGGTCGCACGCTGCTAATCGTAATGTATCAACAGAACGAGAGCCAACGCGCTCAATACTATACCCTGCCTTTGTAA
- a CDS encoding type I phosphomannose isomerase catalytic subunit — protein sequence MTQPYPLKFQPEFKERVWGGRALEKFGLDLPEGHIGEGWMIADHANGTSSVVNGELAGQGLDQIREQFGHEWFGSKGISEAGGRFPLLIKLLDCNDNLSVQVHPTDDYVGLPKGELGKTEMWYVLDAKPGAKIIYGLKDGVDRETLREALEKGTVMDSLQEVSVSAGDSFYIPAGTVHALCAGVVVAEIQQNSDTTYRIYDYDRPGLDGKPRELHIEDSLNVTAYEGAGATSMKTDNAVPGEWLQLAASPYFIVEKGIVNGSWGLTTTEDSFTILVICEGSGHLTWDGGSQPYAAGECYLIPSSLGLYTIEGHSTVLRSYLP from the coding sequence ATGACACAACCATATCCTTTGAAATTTCAACCAGAGTTTAAAGAACGTGTTTGGGGAGGCCGCGCACTGGAGAAATTCGGCCTAGATCTGCCAGAGGGACATATTGGTGAAGGCTGGATGATCGCCGATCACGCAAATGGTACGTCTTCGGTGGTAAACGGAGAGTTAGCCGGTCAAGGCTTGGATCAAATTCGTGAACAGTTCGGCCATGAATGGTTCGGAAGCAAAGGGATTTCAGAGGCGGGAGGAAGATTTCCTCTACTAATCAAATTGCTGGATTGCAACGACAATCTTTCCGTTCAAGTCCACCCTACAGATGATTATGTGGGATTACCAAAAGGTGAACTGGGCAAAACAGAGATGTGGTACGTGTTAGACGCTAAGCCAGGTGCCAAGATCATCTATGGCCTTAAGGATGGCGTGGACCGTGAAACGTTGCGCGAAGCACTGGAAAAAGGCACCGTTATGGATAGCCTTCAAGAAGTATCTGTCTCCGCAGGAGACTCCTTCTATATCCCAGCTGGAACCGTTCATGCTCTATGCGCTGGTGTCGTTGTTGCAGAGATTCAGCAGAATTCCGACACTACTTACCGCATTTATGACTACGACCGTCCAGGTCTGGATGGAAAACCACGCGAGCTTCATATCGAAGATTCACTTAATGTTACGGCATATGAAGGCGCCGGGGCTACTTCGATGAAGACAGATAATGCAGTTCCTGGAGAGTGGCTGCAACTTGCCGCCTCGCCATATTTTATCGTAGAAAAAGGAATCGTAAATGGTTCATGGGGCCTCACCACTACAGAAGACAGCTTCACTATTCTGGTTATCTGTGAAGGCAGCGGACATCTGACTTGGGATGGCGGATCTCAGCCTTATGCTGCAGGAGAATGTTATTTAATTCCTTCCAGTCTAGGTCTCTACACCATCGAAGGACATTCCACTGTGCTTCGTTCTTATTTGCCATAA
- the infC gene encoding translation initiation factor IF-3 gives MINDEIRAKEVRLVGAEGEQIGIKPIREALQMAIDLNLDLVNVAPQAKPPVCRIMDYGKFRYETQKKEKEARKNQKIVDIKEVWFRANIEEHDYQTKFRNVIKFLGEGDKVKCSVRFRGREITHANIGQKILERVKNEVADISVVERQPKLEGRSMIMILAPKAQ, from the coding sequence ATGATCAATGATGAAATTCGGGCCAAAGAGGTACGGTTGGTTGGTGCGGAAGGTGAACAAATCGGAATTAAACCGATCCGCGAAGCGTTGCAAATGGCGATCGATCTTAATCTAGATTTAGTCAATGTAGCACCACAGGCTAAGCCGCCGGTATGCCGCATCATGGATTACGGCAAGTTCCGTTATGAAACGCAGAAGAAAGAGAAGGAAGCCCGTAAGAACCAGAAGATTGTTGATATCAAGGAAGTCTGGTTCCGTGCTAACATTGAGGAACATGATTATCAAACTAAGTTCCGCAATGTAATCAAGTTCTTGGGTGAAGGCGATAAAGTAAAGTGCTCCGTACGTTTCCGCGGACGTGAGATTACACATGCGAATATCGGCCAAAAAATCCTCGAGCGTGTTAAGAACGAAGTGGCTGATATATCTGTTGTTGAGCGCCAGCCAAAGCTGGAAGGCCGCAGCATGATTATGATTTTGGCTCCTAAAGCCCAATAA
- a CDS encoding TIGR01212 family radical SAM protein (This family includes YhcC from E. coli K-12, an uncharacterized radical SAM protein.) produces MSNLQYTSSPLLWGDKRFHTWNYEMREHMNTKVFKVMLDAGFTCPNRDGSIAKGGCTFCSARGSGDFAGSRRDDLVTQFNNIRDKQHLKWPNAKYIGYFQAYTNTYAPVEELREYYEVILQQPGVVGLSIATRPDCLPDDVVEYLAELNKRTYLWVEMGLQTIHDSTSELINRAHDTQCYVEAVEKLRRHGIRVCTHIIHGLPQETHEMMLETVSAVARMDVQGIKIHLLHLMRKTPMVKQYEAGLLRFMEQEEYVKLIADSLEILPPEMIVHRLTGDAPRDLLIGPMWSLKKWEVLNAIDDELVARDTWQGKYWRKS; encoded by the coding sequence GTGTCTAATCTTCAATACACTTCCTCTCCGCTACTGTGGGGGGATAAACGATTCCATACTTGGAATTATGAAATGCGTGAGCACATGAATACTAAGGTATTCAAAGTTATGCTCGATGCAGGATTTACCTGTCCCAACCGTGACGGCTCCATCGCTAAAGGTGGCTGCACCTTTTGCAGTGCCAGAGGTTCTGGTGATTTTGCGGGAAGTCGCCGGGATGATCTCGTCACTCAATTCAATAATATCCGTGACAAACAGCATCTAAAATGGCCAAATGCCAAATACATCGGATACTTTCAGGCCTATACCAATACGTACGCTCCGGTCGAAGAGCTCAGAGAATATTACGAAGTTATTTTGCAGCAGCCAGGTGTTGTTGGATTATCTATTGCTACACGTCCTGACTGTTTGCCCGATGATGTTGTCGAATATTTAGCGGAGCTGAACAAGCGCACATATCTGTGGGTAGAGATGGGTCTTCAGACTATACATGACTCCACTTCTGAGCTTATTAATCGGGCGCACGATACCCAGTGTTATGTAGAGGCTGTTGAGAAGCTTCGGCGTCACGGTATTCGTGTCTGTACGCATATCATTCACGGCCTCCCACAGGAGACGCACGAAATGATGCTGGAAACCGTATCTGCTGTAGCCCGCATGGATGTGCAGGGCATCAAAATTCACCTTCTACATCTCATGCGTAAAACACCAATGGTAAAACAATATGAAGCAGGCTTGCTTCGTTTCATGGAACAGGAAGAGTATGTTAAGCTGATTGCTGATTCACTTGAAATTCTGCCACCTGAGATGATTGTACACCGTCTGACCGGCGATGCACCTCGGGATCTCTTAATCGGACCGATGTGGAGCCTCAAGAAGTGGGAAGTGCTAAATGCCATTGACGATGAGCTTGTCGCTCGTGATACTTGGCAGGGTAAGTATTGGAGGAAAAGCTAA
- the rpmI gene encoding 50S ribosomal protein L35, with protein sequence MPKMKTHSSLKGRFKITGTGKVTRYKAHKNHLLSHKSKRAKRVLNGNPVMAPGDVRRLKQGLANLK encoded by the coding sequence ATGCCTAAGATGAAAACACACAGCAGCCTGAAAGGCCGCTTCAAAATTACCGGAACTGGTAAAGTAACACGTTACAAAGCTCACAAAAACCACTTGCTGTCCCACAAATCTAAACGCGCTAAGCGCGTTCTGAACGGTAATCCAGTAATGGCCCCTGGGGATGTAAGACGTTTGAAACAAGGATTGGCTAACTTGAAATAG
- a CDS encoding glycosyltransferase family 2 protein has protein sequence MTDALFVTLQVILAAIAVYQFTFSLFGLHKKKTKTQYKPEKTFAVLVAAHNEEEVVGALMENLKQLNYPSELFDVFAICDNCTDGTARIVREHGMNACVRTNPNLRGKGYAIEWMLKELWGMQRQYDAVVMFDADNLAHTEFLMEMNNDLCSGARVIQGYIDTKNPEDSWITAAYGVSYWYINRLWQLSRHNLNMANFLGGTGMCFETTLLKEMGWGATSLVEDLEFTMRSASHGVYPKFNYDAKVFDEKPLTFKASSRQRLRWMQGHFTVARRYFFPLLWQSIKERSLTKFDLALYGANVYIVLLTFLMTAVMGIDIALFNGPNIANIYGSLPVWIGFLAIGLNLVTFGISLALEKVKFKKVYAYLVFFPIYLISWYPITFYAFFTQNNKQWSHTKHTRVVRLEEVQSKQV, from the coding sequence ATGACAGACGCACTGTTTGTTACGCTCCAAGTGATCTTGGCAGCAATCGCAGTTTATCAGTTTACCTTTTCGTTATTTGGGCTGCACAAGAAAAAGACAAAGACACAGTATAAGCCAGAAAAAACATTTGCAGTACTTGTTGCCGCACATAATGAGGAAGAAGTCGTCGGCGCATTAATGGAGAACCTGAAGCAGCTTAACTATCCTTCAGAACTGTTTGACGTATTTGCAATTTGTGACAATTGCACAGACGGTACAGCTCGTATCGTTAGAGAACACGGAATGAACGCCTGTGTCCGCACTAACCCGAATCTGAGAGGTAAAGGTTATGCTATTGAATGGATGCTCAAGGAACTTTGGGGCATGCAGCGTCAATATGACGCAGTCGTAATGTTTGATGCCGATAATCTGGCACATACCGAATTCCTAATGGAGATGAATAATGATCTTTGTTCAGGAGCACGTGTTATTCAAGGCTATATTGACACCAAGAATCCAGAAGATTCCTGGATTACTGCAGCATATGGTGTGTCGTACTGGTATATTAACCGTTTGTGGCAACTTTCACGCCATAATTTGAATATGGCGAACTTCCTTGGTGGAACAGGAATGTGTTTCGAGACTACTCTACTTAAAGAGATGGGCTGGGGAGCTACAAGCTTAGTTGAGGATCTGGAGTTTACGATGCGCAGTGCATCTCATGGTGTATATCCTAAGTTCAATTATGACGCAAAGGTATTTGATGAGAAGCCTCTAACATTTAAGGCCTCTTCAAGACAGCGTCTGCGCTGGATGCAGGGACACTTTACTGTAGCACGTCGTTATTTTTTCCCATTACTTTGGCAAAGTATTAAAGAACGTAGCTTAACGAAGTTTGACCTCGCGCTTTATGGAGCGAATGTATATATTGTATTGCTCACCTTTTTAATGACGGCGGTAATGGGGATTGATATAGCCCTCTTTAACGGACCGAATATCGCTAATATCTACGGCAGCTTACCAGTATGGATCGGCTTCCTTGCTATTGGCTTGAATCTGGTGACCTTTGGGATTTCGCTGGCTTTGGAGAAGGTTAAATTTAAGAAGGTGTACGCTTATCTGGTGTTCTTCCCAATTTACCTGATCTCGTGGTATCCTATTACGTTCTATGCGTTCTTCACGCAGAACAACAAGCAATGGAGCCACACCAAGCATACGCGTGTCGTAAGGCTTGAAGAAGTACAAAGCAAGCAGGTATAA
- a CDS encoding alpha/beta hydrolase, whose protein sequence is MTENSFTLTDPIGVVIHVYEWLPESDKPIKGIVQISHGMCETAARYARFAEALTGAGYAVYANDHRGHGKTAGQVNLLGDTGENGFYWMRRNLLQVAATALSKHEGIPIVLFAHSMGSFLAQKLMCEEGSEIYAGFILSGTNGPRSMLRIGESLASVQLKLKGEHHRSVLLNSLVFGSYNRAFSPVRTAYDWLSSDDAEVDKYISDPFCGAICTTRFFRDFFHLLREIHSEDSLRTLCKDKPIYLFAGDKDPVGMNGQGILRLAELYKKRGISDVEYRLYPGGRHEMLNEVNRDQVTADALNWLDQHLPSEVTTTT, encoded by the coding sequence ATGACGGAAAACAGCTTTACCCTAACGGATCCTATTGGCGTAGTCATTCATGTTTATGAATGGTTGCCAGAGTCGGATAAACCAATTAAGGGAATTGTGCAAATTTCCCACGGAATGTGTGAAACGGCTGCCCGTTACGCTCGTTTTGCGGAAGCATTGACAGGAGCGGGTTATGCAGTATATGCCAATGACCATCGGGGACATGGTAAAACTGCTGGTCAAGTCAATCTGCTCGGAGATACTGGTGAGAACGGGTTTTATTGGATGAGGCGCAATCTCCTTCAAGTCGCTGCCACAGCACTATCCAAACATGAAGGGATACCGATTGTTTTATTCGCTCATAGTATGGGCTCCTTTCTGGCCCAAAAGCTTATGTGTGAAGAAGGCAGTGAAATCTATGCAGGGTTTATCCTAAGCGGGACAAATGGTCCACGCAGTATGCTGCGCATAGGAGAATCTCTGGCTAGTGTGCAGCTTAAGTTAAAGGGTGAACATCACCGTAGTGTACTGCTGAACAGCTTAGTATTCGGCAGTTATAACCGTGCCTTTTCTCCGGTAAGAACAGCCTATGACTGGCTGAGCAGTGACGACGCGGAAGTAGATAAGTATATTTCTGATCCATTCTGCGGAGCCATTTGTACGACACGCTTTTTCCGTGATTTCTTCCACCTACTTAGGGAAATCCATTCTGAGGACTCTTTGCGTACATTATGTAAAGACAAGCCTATTTATCTTTTCGCTGGCGATAAGGATCCTGTAGGAATGAACGGTCAGGGTATTCTCCGACTTGCGGAGTTGTACAAGAAACGAGGGATATCGGACGTAGAATATCGGCTCTATCCAGGAGGCAGGCATGAAATGCTTAATGAGGTGAACCGGGATCAAGTTACAGCCGATGCGCTTAACTGGTTAGACCAGCATCTCCCTTCAGAGGTTACGACGACGACTTAG
- the trmB gene encoding tRNA (guanosine(46)-N7)-methyltransferase TrmB — translation MRLRGRKGIRESLEEQTDLVILDPRSYKGEWSKLFGNDHPIHVEFGMGKGQFISQMSFKYPDINFIGVDMYDELIRRAGDKARAVWEPAGHETPPNLKLALANIDYAEEVFAPGELERIYLNFSDPWPKSKHARRRLTHPRFLDKYRGLLSDLGEIHLKTDSRSLFEFSLNAFADFGLQMKNISLDLHADGVINEDHIMTEYETKFVGRGVNIHRCEAIVGADALKQYQATRLDKYRL, via the coding sequence ATGCGTTTACGCGGAAGAAAAGGAATACGTGAAAGTTTGGAAGAACAGACCGATCTAGTCATTCTTGACCCTCGGAGTTATAAAGGTGAGTGGTCCAAGCTGTTCGGGAACGATCATCCGATCCATGTGGAGTTCGGAATGGGCAAAGGACAGTTTATCAGCCAAATGAGCTTCAAATATCCCGATATTAATTTTATCGGAGTTGATATGTATGATGAGCTGATCCGTCGTGCCGGAGATAAAGCTAGAGCAGTATGGGAGCCGGCAGGACATGAAACACCGCCTAACCTGAAATTGGCACTCGCTAATATTGATTATGCAGAGGAAGTATTTGCTCCAGGAGAGCTAGAACGAATTTATCTTAACTTTAGTGATCCGTGGCCTAAGAGTAAGCATGCTCGGCGTCGTTTGACACACCCGCGTTTTCTTGACAAATATCGCGGGCTGCTAAGCGACTTAGGAGAAATTCATTTGAAAACAGATTCCCGAAGCTTATTTGAATTCTCATTAAATGCATTTGCGGACTTTGGTTTACAGATGAAAAATATTTCTTTGGACCTACATGCGGACGGCGTTATAAATGAGGATCACATCATGACGGAATATGAGACGAAATTTGTCGGACGTGGCGTCAATATCCACCGTTGTGAGGCGATTGTCGGTGCAGATGCACTCAAACAATATCAGGCTACCCGACTGGATAAATATCGGCTGTAG
- a CDS encoding phosphatase PAP2 family protein, with amino-acid sequence MRHLFMKLHLGDRHLFKWINGRMHNRFLNFWLFYLTHLGGAISTIVINILIWAFAPQPWRTPSLQAMTALAVSHLPVAVAKKLYPRMRPYLALPGTNTFRNPLKDHSFPSGHTTAIFASTLPYMVAFPTLTVILLPLACIVGFSRIYLGLHYPSDVFAGLVIGSSVAAGTIALWI; translated from the coding sequence ATGAGACATTTATTCATGAAACTACATCTCGGGGATCGGCACCTTTTTAAGTGGATCAACGGACGAATGCATAATCGCTTTCTGAACTTTTGGCTCTTCTATCTCACCCATTTGGGTGGAGCTATAAGCACAATTGTTATCAATATACTGATATGGGCATTTGCTCCTCAGCCATGGAGAACCCCTAGCCTGCAAGCAATGACAGCTCTAGCTGTTAGCCATTTGCCCGTTGCTGTCGCCAAAAAGCTGTATCCACGCATGCGGCCTTATCTGGCGCTACCGGGTACGAATACATTTCGTAACCCACTAAAGGATCATTCTTTTCCTTCTGGTCATACTACAGCTATCTTTGCTTCAACGCTCCCATATATGGTAGCATTTCCTACCTTGACCGTTATTCTGCTGCCGCTGGCCTGTATTGTCGGATTTTCTCGCATTTATCTGGGATTGCATTATCCATCAGATGTCTTTGCAGGCTTAGTGATCGGATCCAGTGTTGCAGCGGGCACCATAGCCTTATGGATCTGA